From the Lysobacter sp. FW306-1B-D06B genome, one window contains:
- a CDS encoding FAD-linked oxidase C-terminal domain-containing protein, with protein MSSLPHALTSELQSLLGDGWRTDASERLTYAYDNSRRQALPDAVALPTTTEQVVALVRACRAARVPVIARGRGTNTTGAAVPVAGGVVVSFERMNRILDIRPGDRCAVVEPGVLNGDLQAALKPHGLFWPPDPTSAGYSSIGGNLACNAGGPRAVKYGATRDNVLALTAVTGTGELIHCGTATTKGATGYDLQRLLVGSEGTLALIVEASLRLTPAPKARRALRAIYRDVSSAAQAVARLMAQPVTPSMLEFMDCDAVRLARDVGGADLPPDAGALLMIEADGDAQTLPHDMEALMRAADGDGLVSLDDAADEFAREKLWAARKALSPSLRTLAPGKINEDVVVPVSRIPQLVDGVQALSREFDLPIVCFGHAGNGNLHVNLLYHPEDDAQTARAHAAMARVFALTLSLGGTLSGEHGIGLAKREFMPQAIDAPTLAMMRAVKAAFDPDGILNPGKLLPD; from the coding sequence ATGAGTTCTCTGCCACACGCACTGACGTCCGAACTGCAATCGCTGCTCGGCGACGGCTGGCGCACGGACGCCAGCGAACGTCTCACGTATGCGTATGACAATTCGCGTCGGCAGGCGTTGCCCGACGCCGTCGCGCTGCCGACGACGACCGAACAGGTCGTCGCGCTGGTGCGCGCCTGCCGCGCGGCGCGCGTGCCGGTAATCGCGCGCGGGCGCGGCACCAACACCACCGGCGCGGCGGTGCCGGTCGCGGGCGGCGTGGTGGTGTCGTTCGAACGCATGAACCGCATCCTCGACATCCGCCCCGGCGATCGCTGCGCGGTGGTCGAGCCGGGCGTGCTCAACGGCGACCTGCAGGCGGCGCTGAAACCGCACGGCCTGTTCTGGCCGCCGGACCCGACCAGCGCCGGCTACAGCAGCATCGGCGGCAACCTCGCCTGCAACGCGGGCGGCCCGCGCGCGGTGAAGTACGGCGCCACGCGCGACAACGTGCTCGCGCTGACGGCCGTTACCGGCACGGGCGAGCTCATCCACTGCGGCACCGCCACGACCAAGGGCGCGACCGGCTACGACCTGCAACGCCTGCTGGTCGGCAGCGAGGGCACGCTGGCGTTGATCGTCGAAGCCAGCCTGCGCCTCACGCCCGCCCCGAAAGCACGCCGCGCGCTGCGCGCGATCTACCGTGACGTGTCATCCGCCGCGCAGGCCGTCGCGCGATTGATGGCGCAGCCGGTCACGCCGTCGATGCTGGAATTCATGGACTGCGATGCCGTTCGCCTGGCGCGCGACGTCGGCGGCGCGGACCTTCCGCCCGATGCCGGTGCTTTGCTGATGATCGAAGCCGACGGCGATGCCCAGACATTGCCGCACGACATGGAGGCGTTGATGCGCGCCGCCGACGGCGACGGGCTGGTGTCGCTCGACGATGCCGCCGACGAGTTCGCGCGCGAGAAGCTGTGGGCCGCGCGCAAGGCGCTGTCGCCATCGCTGCGCACGCTCGCGCCGGGCAAGATCAACGAGGACGTGGTGGTGCCGGTGTCGCGCATCCCGCAGCTGGTCGACGGCGTGCAGGCGCTGTCGCGCGAATTCGACCTGCCCATCGTCTGCTTCGGCCATGCCGGCAACGGCAACCTGCACGTCAACCTGCTTTATCACCCCGAGGACGATGCGCAAACCGCGCGTGCGCATGCGGCGATGGCACGCGTGTTCGCACTGACCTTGTCGCTGGGCGGCACGCTGTCGGGCGAACACGGCATCGGGCTGGCCAAGCGCGAGTTCATGCCGCAGGCGATCGACGCACCCACGCTGGCGATGATGCGCGCGGTGAAGGCGGCGTTCGATCCGGACGGGATCCTCAACCCGGGCAAGCTGCTGCCGGATTGA
- the ribH gene encoding 6,7-dimethyl-8-ribityllumazine synthase — MTHYEGDLRSPEGARFAIIASRWNPRITDTLVAGARKTFADNGVAESAVDVIRVPGAWEIPVVATRLAKAGKHAAVVALGCVVRGDTRHYEQVADGCSDGLMRVQLDYGLPVANGVLAVERHEDAEARAGGTHGNKGEEAALAALEMSHLLGQLP, encoded by the coding sequence ATGACCCACTACGAAGGCGACCTGCGCAGCCCCGAAGGCGCGCGTTTCGCGATCATCGCCAGCCGCTGGAACCCGCGCATCACCGATACGCTGGTCGCGGGCGCGCGCAAGACCTTTGCCGACAACGGCGTGGCCGAAAGCGCGGTCGACGTGATCCGCGTGCCCGGCGCCTGGGAAATCCCGGTGGTCGCCACGCGCCTGGCCAAGGCCGGCAAGCACGCCGCCGTGGTCGCGCTGGGTTGCGTCGTGCGCGGCGACACGCGCCATTACGAACAGGTGGCCGACGGTTGTTCGGACGGCCTGATGCGTGTGCAACTGGATTACGGGCTGCCCGTCGCCAACGGCGTGCTCGCCGTGGAGCGTCACGAGGACGCCGAGGCCCGCGCCGGCGGCACGCACGGCAACAAGGGCGAAGAGGCGGCGCTGGCCGCATTGGAAATGAGTCACCTGCTGGGGCAACTGCCATGA
- a CDS encoding riboflavin synthase — protein MFTGIIEGVGRLAATEHRGGDVRLSVEVGTLPFDAVQLGESIAVNGVCLTVIEFDARGFAADASNETLALTTLGALAVGDAVNLERAMRPTDRLGGHLVSGHVDGVGRVERIEPDARAQRWRFTAPAPLLRYIAKKGSICVDGVSLTVNEADDTGFEVALIPHTVAHTRFAHTNVGDAVNLEIDLVARYVERLLADRAVNA, from the coding sequence ATGTTCACCGGCATCATCGAAGGCGTCGGCCGGCTGGCCGCCACCGAGCATCGCGGCGGCGATGTCCGCCTGAGCGTCGAAGTCGGCACGCTCCCATTCGACGCCGTGCAACTGGGCGAGAGCATCGCCGTCAACGGCGTATGCCTGACCGTCATCGAATTCGACGCGCGCGGCTTCGCCGCCGATGCATCGAATGAAACGCTGGCGCTCACCACGCTGGGCGCGCTCGCGGTCGGCGACGCGGTGAACCTGGAGCGCGCGATGCGTCCGACCGATCGCCTCGGCGGTCACCTGGTCAGCGGGCACGTCGATGGCGTGGGCCGCGTGGAGCGCATCGAACCCGACGCGCGCGCGCAGCGCTGGCGCTTCACCGCGCCGGCGCCGCTGCTGCGCTATATCGCCAAGAAGGGCTCGATCTGCGTCGACGGCGTCAGCCTCACCGTGAACGAAGCGGACGACACCGGCTTCGAAGTCGCGCTGATCCCGCACACCGTCGCGCACACGCGCTTCGCGCACACGAACGTGGGCGATGCGGTGAACCTGGAGATCGACCTCGTCGCGCGCTATGTCGAACGGCTGCTGGCCGATCGCGCCGTCAACGCATAA
- the ribB gene encoding 3,4-dihydroxy-2-butanone-4-phosphate synthase — protein MPFSPIPELLEEIRNGRMVVIVDDEDRENEGDLIMAAELVRPQDINFMVTHARGLVCLSLTRERCRQLGLPPMVRDNTSPHHTNFTVSIEAAEGVTTGISAYDRAHTVRTAVRPDAAASDLSQPGHIFPLQAQPGGVLNRAGHTEAASDLALLAGLEPAGVLVEILNPDGSMARRPELEAFAAEHGLKIGSIEELIRYRLNTEHTVERVDARPIETEHGPFELVTYRDRLSHALHFALRRGEPDPATPTLVRVHVQNPLADALHWRRPDFGPAVGDVLRTIAAEGRGALVLLADHADADSLLARIRAPQHADEAPSARAHALAEWRRNGAGGQILADLGLGRLRVLGTPRKQIGLAGFGLEVVEYVELPH, from the coding sequence ATGCCTTTCAGCCCGATTCCCGAATTGCTCGAAGAGATCCGCAACGGTCGCATGGTCGTCATCGTCGACGACGAGGACCGCGAGAACGAAGGCGACCTGATCATGGCCGCCGAACTCGTGCGCCCGCAGGACATCAACTTCATGGTCACGCACGCGCGCGGCCTGGTGTGCCTGTCGCTCACGCGCGAACGTTGCCGTCAGCTCGGCCTGCCGCCGATGGTGCGCGACAACACTTCGCCGCACCACACCAACTTCACCGTCAGCATCGAGGCGGCCGAAGGCGTGACCACCGGCATCAGCGCCTACGATCGTGCGCACACCGTGCGCACGGCCGTGCGGCCCGACGCGGCGGCGAGCGACCTGTCGCAGCCCGGCCACATCTTCCCGCTGCAGGCGCAGCCGGGCGGGGTGCTCAACCGCGCCGGCCATACCGAGGCGGCGAGCGATCTGGCGCTGCTTGCCGGCCTGGAGCCGGCCGGCGTGCTGGTGGAGATCCTCAACCCCGACGGCAGCATGGCGCGCCGGCCGGAGCTGGAGGCCTTCGCCGCCGAGCACGGATTGAAGATCGGTTCGATCGAAGAGCTCATCCGCTACCGACTGAACACCGAGCACACGGTCGAGCGCGTCGACGCGCGCCCGATCGAGACCGAGCACGGCCCGTTCGAACTGGTCACCTACCGCGATCGCCTGAGCCACGCGCTGCACTTCGCCCTGCGCCGCGGCGAGCCCGACCCCGCGACGCCGACGCTGGTGCGCGTGCATGTGCAGAACCCGCTGGCGGACGCGCTGCATTGGCGCCGGCCGGACTTCGGCCCCGCCGTGGGCGACGTGCTGCGGACCATCGCCGCCGAAGGCCGTGGCGCGCTGGTGCTGCTGGCCGACCATGCCGACGCCGACAGCCTGCTGGCCCGCATCCGCGCGCCCCAGCACGCCGACGAGGCCCCGTCCGCCCGTGCCCACGCACTGGCCGAATGGCGGCGCAACGGCGCCGGCGGCCAGATCCTGGCCGACCTGGGCCTGGGCCGGCTGCGCGTGCTGGGCACGCCGCGCAAGCAGATTGGCCTGGCCGGCTTCGGGCTGGAAGTGGTCGAGTACGTCGAATTGCCGCACTGA
- the ribD gene encoding bifunctional diaminohydroxyphosphoribosylaminopyrimidine deaminase/5-amino-6-(5-phosphoribosylamino)uracil reductase RibD translates to MAFTAIDHAMMARALRLAERGAYTTKPNPMVGCVIAHGEEVVGEGWHQRAGEPHAEVFALREAGERAKGATAYVTLEPCAHTGRTGPCADALIAAGVSHVIAAMRDPFPQVDGAGFEKLRAAGIAVESGLMETQARAINRGFLSRMQRGRPWLRVKLATSLDGRSALASGESKWISGEASRLDVQHWRARSGAIVTGAGTVLADDPALTVRFPDDTPFVPPLRVVLDPGLATVARGRVREGDAPTLYLHAPDAKAPRGFQADHAAVPVHEGRFDLDAVLRLLAERGVNEIQLEAGATLAGAFLGAGLVDEVLLYVAPVLLGERARPMFDGLAIDTMAQKVKMSIVESRYLGQDIRLLMRPDPQT, encoded by the coding sequence ATGGCCTTCACCGCAATCGATCACGCGATGATGGCCCGCGCGCTGCGCCTGGCCGAGCGCGGCGCGTACACGACCAAGCCCAACCCGATGGTCGGCTGCGTGATCGCGCACGGTGAGGAGGTCGTCGGCGAAGGCTGGCACCAGCGCGCCGGCGAGCCCCACGCGGAGGTGTTCGCGCTGCGCGAGGCGGGCGAACGCGCGAAGGGTGCCACGGCTTACGTCACGCTCGAACCCTGCGCGCACACCGGCCGCACCGGCCCGTGTGCCGATGCGCTCATCGCCGCCGGCGTTTCGCACGTGATCGCGGCGATGCGCGACCCGTTCCCGCAGGTCGACGGTGCCGGCTTCGAGAAGCTGCGCGCGGCCGGCATCGCGGTGGAATCGGGTCTGATGGAAACGCAGGCGCGCGCGATCAACCGCGGCTTCCTCTCGCGCATGCAGCGCGGTCGGCCGTGGCTGCGCGTGAAGCTGGCGACCAGCCTGGACGGACGCAGCGCGCTCGCCAGCGGCGAATCGAAGTGGATCAGCGGCGAAGCCTCGCGCCTGGACGTGCAGCACTGGCGCGCGCGCAGCGGCGCGATCGTCACCGGCGCCGGCACCGTGCTCGCCGACGATCCCGCGCTCACCGTGCGCTTCCCCGACGACACGCCCTTCGTGCCGCCGCTGCGCGTGGTGCTTGATCCGGGCTTGGCCACCGTCGCACGCGGTCGCGTACGCGAGGGCGATGCGCCCACGCTTTATCTGCATGCGCCCGATGCGAAGGCGCCGCGCGGTTTCCAGGCCGATCATGCGGCCGTGCCGGTGCACGAAGGCCGGTTCGACCTCGACGCCGTGCTGCGACTGCTGGCCGAACGCGGTGTCAACGAAATCCAGCTCGAAGCCGGCGCGACGCTGGCGGGCGCGTTCCTGGGCGCCGGCCTCGTCGACGAAGTCCTGCTGTACGTCGCGCCGGTGTTGCTGGGCGAGCGCGCGCGGCCGATGTTCGACGGCCTGGCGATCGACACGATGGCGCAGAAGGTGAAGATGTCGATCGTCGAATCGCGCTACCTCGGACAGGACATCCGCCTGCTGATGAGGCCCGATCCGCAAACCTGA
- the glyA gene encoding serine hydroxymethyltransferase, whose product MFPSSARIAGYDDELAQAIANEARRQEDHVELIASENYASPRVMEAQGSVLTNKYAEGYPGKRYYGGCEYVDVAEQLAIDRLKQLFGADYANVQPHSGSQANQAVYFALLNPGDTILGMSLAHGGHLTHGAKVNASGKLFNAVQYGVNDQGLIDYDEVERLAVEHKPKMVVAGFSAYSQQIDWARFRAIADKVGAYLFVDMAHVAGLVAAGVYPNPLPHAHVVTSTTHKTLRGPRGGIIVAKGAGEEIEKKLQSIVFPGIQGGPLMHVIAAKAVAFKEALEPEFTTYQQQVVKNAQAMAKVIIERGYKIVSGGTQNHLMLIDMIGKGVTGKDAEAALGKAHITVNKNAVPNDPQKPFVTSGLRIGTPAVTTRGYLEADCVELANWICDVLDAPKDETVIAAVREKVTAQCKKFPVYG is encoded by the coding sequence ATGTTCCCCAGCTCCGCCCGCATCGCCGGTTACGACGATGAACTCGCCCAGGCCATCGCCAACGAGGCGCGCCGCCAGGAGGACCACGTCGAGCTGATCGCCTCGGAAAACTACGCCTCCCCGCGCGTCATGGAGGCCCAGGGCAGCGTGCTGACCAACAAGTACGCCGAAGGCTACCCCGGCAAGCGCTACTACGGCGGTTGCGAGTACGTGGACGTGGCCGAGCAGCTGGCCATCGACCGCCTCAAGCAGCTGTTCGGCGCCGACTACGCCAACGTGCAGCCGCATTCGGGCTCGCAGGCCAACCAGGCCGTGTACTTCGCCCTGTTGAACCCGGGCGACACCATCCTGGGCATGTCGCTGGCCCACGGCGGCCACCTGACCCACGGCGCCAAGGTCAACGCCTCGGGCAAGCTGTTCAACGCCGTGCAGTACGGCGTCAACGACCAGGGCCTGATCGATTACGACGAAGTCGAACGCCTGGCCGTCGAACACAAGCCGAAGATGGTCGTCGCCGGTTTCTCGGCGTATTCGCAGCAGATCGACTGGGCACGCTTCCGCGCCATCGCCGACAAGGTCGGTGCGTACCTCTTCGTCGACATGGCGCACGTCGCCGGCCTCGTCGCCGCGGGCGTGTACCCCAACCCGCTGCCGCACGCGCACGTGGTCACCTCGACCACGCACAAGACGCTGCGCGGCCCGCGCGGCGGCATCATCGTCGCCAAGGGCGCCGGCGAGGAAATCGAGAAGAAGCTGCAGTCGATCGTTTTCCCGGGCATCCAGGGCGGTCCGCTGATGCACGTCATCGCCGCCAAGGCGGTCGCCTTCAAGGAAGCGCTGGAGCCGGAATTCACCACCTACCAGCAGCAGGTCGTGAAGAACGCGCAGGCGATGGCGAAGGTCATCATCGAGCGCGGCTACAAGATCGTCTCCGGCGGCACGCAGAACCACCTGATGCTGATCGACATGATCGGCAAGGGCGTGACGGGCAAGGACGCGGAAGCCGCGCTCGGCAAGGCGCACATCACCGTCAACAAGAACGCCGTGCCGAACGACCCGCAGAAGCCGTTCGTCACGTCCGGCCTGCGCATCGGCACGCCCGCCGTCACCACGCGCGGTTACCTGGAAGCGGACTGCGTCGAACTGGCGAACTGGATCTGCGACGTGCTCGACGCGCCCAAGGACGAAACCGTCATCGCCGCCGTGCGCGAGAAGGTGACGGCACAGTGCAAGAAGTTCCCGGTCTACGGCTGA
- the thiL gene encoding thiamine-phosphate kinase produces MHRIAPEFDLIDRIRRRVPRRDDVELGIGDDAALLRVPPGRLLVVAADTLNAGVHFPDDTAPADIGWKSLAVNLSDLAAMGAEAAWCTLSLSLPDGDERWVEAFLDGFLGLADLHRVALVGGDTTRGPLSISVTVHGFAAPGRVLRRDAARVGDDVWISGTPGDAAGALAQWRDGGTRDAWLRARLDRPTPRLSLGRSLVDVAHACIDVSDGLLADLAHVCRASGVGAQIDLERLPASDALRARFDGETRRALQASGGDDYELCFTASPDLRDEVERAAREAGTPVARIGRIEEGDAVRALLADGSQWQPARAGFVHFT; encoded by the coding sequence GTGCATCGCATCGCGCCCGAGTTCGATCTGATCGATCGCATCCGCCGCCGCGTTCCCCGTCGCGACGACGTGGAACTGGGCATCGGCGACGACGCCGCGTTGCTGCGCGTGCCGCCCGGCCGGCTCCTCGTGGTCGCGGCCGACACGCTCAATGCCGGCGTGCATTTTCCCGACGATACCGCGCCGGCCGACATCGGCTGGAAGTCGCTGGCGGTGAACCTGTCCGACCTGGCCGCGATGGGCGCGGAGGCGGCGTGGTGCACGCTGTCGCTGTCATTGCCCGACGGCGATGAACGCTGGGTGGAGGCCTTCCTCGACGGTTTCCTCGGCCTGGCCGATCTCCACCGCGTCGCGCTGGTCGGCGGCGATACGACGCGCGGTCCGTTGTCGATCAGCGTCACCGTGCATGGCTTCGCCGCGCCGGGCCGCGTACTGCGACGCGATGCGGCCCGTGTGGGCGATGATGTCTGGATCAGCGGCACGCCGGGCGACGCCGCCGGCGCGCTTGCGCAGTGGCGCGACGGCGGCACACGCGATGCCTGGCTGCGTGCGCGGCTGGATCGCCCGACGCCGCGCCTTTCACTGGGGCGCAGCCTGGTCGATGTGGCGCATGCGTGCATCGACGTGTCCGACGGCCTGCTCGCCGATCTGGCGCATGTGTGCCGTGCCAGCGGCGTGGGCGCGCAGATCGACCTGGAGCGCCTGCCCGCATCCGACGCCCTGCGCGCAAGGTTCGACGGCGAGACGCGCCGCGCGCTCCAGGCGAGCGGCGGCGATGACTACGAGCTGTGCTTCACCGCATCGCCCGACCTTCGCGACGAGGTCGAACGTGCCGCACGCGAGGCCGGCACGCCGGTGGCGCGCATCGGCCGCATCGAGGAGGGCGACGCGGTGCGCGCCCTGCTTGCCGACGGCAGCCAGTGGCAGCCGGCCCGGGCCGGCTTCGTGCATTTCACCTGA
- the nusB gene encoding transcription antitermination factor NusB: MNRRRPDGIDPVARSRARRRALQAVYAWQMSGATARDVIAQFAHEQAKEPADLEYFEDLVRGVDQHVSELDEALKPFLDRDIDQVDAIERAVLRIAAYELRLRPDVPYRVVINEAIETAKRFGAEHGHTYVNGVLDHAAAEWRATEVKAPKAR, from the coding sequence ATGAACCGTCGTCGTCCGGATGGAATCGATCCCGTTGCCCGTTCGCGAGCGCGTCGCCGCGCGCTCCAGGCCGTCTACGCGTGGCAGATGTCGGGCGCCACCGCGCGCGACGTGATTGCGCAGTTCGCACACGAACAGGCCAAGGAGCCTGCGGACCTGGAATACTTCGAGGACCTCGTGCGCGGCGTCGACCAGCATGTCTCCGAGCTGGACGAGGCGCTCAAGCCCTTCCTCGACCGCGATATCGACCAGGTCGACGCGATCGAGCGCGCGGTGTTGCGCATCGCCGCCTACGAGCTGCGCCTGCGTCCGGACGTGCCGTACCGCGTGGTGATCAACGAGGCCATCGAAACGGCCAAGCGCTTCGGCGCCGAGCACGGTCACACCTACGTCAACGGCGTACTCGACCATGCCGCCGCCGAGTGGCGCGCAACGGAAGTGAAGGCGCCCAAGGCGCGCTGA
- a CDS encoding class I SAM-dependent methyltransferase: MTGADFKDHFSGIADAYAQARPEYPDALFDAIADVVPRSAHVWEPGCGSGQATRGLAARFAHVHATEPSAKQLAQHWAQPGTDKVSLAVEPGERTTLPDASVQLVAVAQALHWFDRPTFFAQCERVLSPGGVLAAWGYGDFIAPEGMVEAVAAFRSRIEPYWPPERAQVDAHYAGYEWPFPALPAPSLWLEMEWRLPQFLRYLSSMSAVARCAADTGEDPVARHAPALAAAWGDADEARTIQWPLFLHLRRKA; the protein is encoded by the coding sequence ATGACCGGCGCGGATTTCAAAGACCACTTCTCCGGCATCGCCGATGCGTATGCGCAGGCGCGACCGGAATACCCCGACGCGCTGTTCGATGCGATCGCCGACGTCGTGCCGCGCTCGGCGCACGTGTGGGAGCCCGGTTGCGGCAGCGGCCAGGCCACGCGCGGGCTCGCGGCGCGCTTCGCCCACGTGCATGCGACCGAGCCGAGTGCGAAGCAGCTCGCGCAGCATTGGGCGCAGCCGGGCACGGACAAGGTGAGCCTCGCGGTCGAGCCCGGCGAGCGCACGACACTGCCCGACGCGAGCGTGCAATTGGTGGCGGTCGCACAGGCGCTGCACTGGTTCGACCGGCCGACGTTCTTCGCGCAGTGCGAACGCGTGCTCTCGCCCGGTGGCGTGTTGGCGGCATGGGGCTATGGCGATTTCATCGCGCCCGAGGGCATGGTCGAGGCCGTGGCGGCGTTCCGCTCCCGCATCGAACCGTACTGGCCGCCGGAGCGGGCGCAGGTGGATGCGCATTACGCCGGCTACGAGTGGCCGTTCCCGGCACTGCCGGCGCCTTCGCTCTGGCTGGAGATGGAATGGCGGCTGCCGCAGTTCCTGCGTTACCTGTCGAGCATGTCCGCCGTGGCCCGCTGCGCGGCTGACACCGGCGAAGACCCCGTCGCGCGGCACGCGCCCGCACTGGCGGCAGCCTGGGGGGATGCGGACGAGGCGCGGACGATCCAGTGGCCGCTGTTCCTGCATTTGCGGCGGAAGGCCTAG
- a CDS encoding metal-dependent hydrolase: MPTVFTHAVVPLAIGIALGPRAIDRRLLLAGAVAAVLPDADVVAFKLGIAYADDFGHRGASHSLVFAVTLGLLAACFHGALRSAPWKAALWCFACALSHPLLDALTNGGLGVALWWPWSDARLFAPWRPIAVSPIGAGFFSARGLAVIASEIRWVWLPCAILAMTILALRRAVSSRP, from the coding sequence ATGCCGACCGTCTTCACCCATGCCGTGGTGCCGCTGGCGATCGGGATTGCACTGGGCCCGCGCGCCATCGATCGACGCTTGCTGCTCGCCGGCGCGGTCGCCGCGGTGCTGCCGGACGCGGACGTCGTCGCGTTCAAGCTGGGCATCGCCTATGCGGACGACTTTGGACATCGCGGCGCCAGCCATTCGCTGGTGTTCGCGGTGACACTGGGCCTGCTCGCGGCCTGCTTCCACGGCGCGCTACGCAGCGCACCATGGAAGGCGGCACTGTGGTGTTTCGCCTGTGCGTTGTCGCATCCGCTCCTGGACGCGCTGACCAACGGCGGGCTCGGCGTCGCGCTGTGGTGGCCCTGGTCGGATGCGCGCCTGTTCGCACCGTGGCGCCCGATCGCGGTGTCGCCGATCGGCGCGGGATTCTTCAGCGCACGCGGGCTTGCGGTCATCGCTTCGGAAATCCGCTGGGTGTGGCTGCCCTGCGCGATCCTCGCGATGACGATCCTTGCACTGCGCCGGGCAGTATCCTCGCGTCCATGA
- the lpxO gene encoding lipid A hydroxylase LpxO — translation MKWVFVLLFLASAVYVHLRGRVRHRLGRQLLDHSTFMAPINVLMYAFSRVPTTPFIQEPGQHFPELEPLRQNWQAIREEARRLRELQHIKAADGYTDVGFNSFFRRGWKRFYLKWYDEAHPSAAELCPTTTALLRQIPSVKAAMFTELPPGSELRPHRDPYAGSLRLHLGLETPNDDGCFIDVDGQRYSWRDGQWTMFDETYIHSARNDTQANRIILFCDVERPLRFGWARAFNRFVARNLIAAGASPNMEGDKTGRINRLFKYFYAQRLKAKALRERNKTLYYGLKYAAVALVVAFIVWI, via the coding sequence GTGAAATGGGTCTTTGTCCTGCTGTTCCTCGCCAGCGCGGTGTACGTGCACCTGCGCGGCCGGGTCCGGCACCGCCTGGGCCGGCAATTGCTGGACCACTCCACCTTCATGGCGCCGATCAACGTACTGATGTACGCCTTCTCGCGCGTGCCGACGACGCCGTTCATCCAGGAGCCCGGCCAGCACTTCCCCGAGCTGGAACCGCTGCGCCAGAACTGGCAGGCCATCCGCGAGGAGGCCCGCCGCCTGCGCGAGCTGCAGCACATCAAGGCCGCCGACGGCTACACGGACGTGGGCTTCAACTCGTTCTTCCGCCGCGGCTGGAAGCGCTTCTACCTGAAGTGGTACGACGAGGCCCACCCCTCGGCGGCCGAGCTGTGCCCGACCACCACCGCCCTGCTCCGCCAGATCCCGAGCGTGAAGGCGGCGATGTTCACCGAGCTGCCGCCGGGCAGCGAGCTGCGTCCCCACCGCGACCCCTACGCCGGCTCGCTGCGCCTGCACCTGGGCCTGGAAACGCCCAACGACGACGGCTGCTTCATCGACGTGGACGGCCAGCGCTACAGCTGGCGCGACGGCCAGTGGACGATGTTCGACGAGACCTACATCCACAGCGCCCGCAACGACACCCAGGCCAACCGCATCATCCTGTTCTGCGACGTGGAGCGGCCGCTGCGCTTCGGCTGGGCCCGCGCCTTCAACCGCTTCGTCGCCCGCAACCTGATCGCCGCCGGCGCCTCGCCGAACATGGAAGGCGACAAGACCGGCCGGATCAACCGCCTGTTCAAGTACTTCTACGCCCAGCGCCTGAAGGCCAAGGCCCTGCGCGAACGCAACAAGACGCTGTATTACGGCCTGAAGTACGCGGCCGTGGCGCTGGTGGTGGCGTTCATCGTCTGGATTTGA
- the nrdR gene encoding transcriptional regulator NrdR produces MHCPFCQHNDTRVIDSRVSDDGATIRRRRVCEACGERFSTLETIELKLPLIIKSDGRREAFETRKLRASFDRALQKRPVSEEQIEASVRAVVHHLRMTAERELPSRRVGDFVMTELRKLDHVAYVRFASVYRAFQDVADFREELDRLESDNAGEGQLPLLDEDAEPSPRKGKR; encoded by the coding sequence ATGCACTGTCCCTTCTGCCAGCACAACGACACCCGCGTGATCGATTCGCGTGTGTCCGACGACGGCGCGACGATCCGCCGCCGTCGCGTGTGCGAAGCCTGCGGCGAGCGGTTTTCCACGCTGGAAACCATCGAGCTCAAGCTGCCGCTGATCATCAAGAGCGACGGTCGCCGCGAGGCGTTCGAAACGCGCAAGCTGCGCGCCAGCTTCGACCGCGCGCTGCAGAAGCGGCCCGTGTCGGAGGAGCAGATCGAAGCCTCCGTGCGCGCCGTCGTGCATCACCTGCGCATGACGGCCGAACGCGAACTGCCTTCGCGCCGCGTCGGCGATTTCGTCATGACCGAGCTGCGCAAGCTCGACCACGTCGCCTATGTGCGCTTCGCTTCCGTCTACCGAGCGTTCCAGGACGTGGCCGATTTCCGCGAGGAACTGGACCGGCTGGAAAGCGACAACGCCGGCGAAGGGCAGCTGCCGCTGCTCGACGAAGACGCCGAGCCGTCCCCACGCAAGGGCAAACGCTGA